The following are from one region of the Rosistilla carotiformis genome:
- a CDS encoding thiamine phosphate synthase translates to MDGKESTASGVWRILDASLNRASEGLRTIEEYARFVLGDPQLSEQLKQLRHQTATAAEGLPRSQLLAARDTPGDVGTAIETPTETERVDALAVAIAAAARVQQSLRCLEEYGKIVDSGIGRAFEACRYRSYTLFATLEQLSQRRDRLADCQLYVLVDGGDSIEAMTATIAELAEAGADLIQLRDKRLNDRELYEHAAAAAATLRPSRCLFIVNDRPDIAAAVHADGVHVGQDELPATVVRQIIGPERLLGVSTHCVAQVEQAVSDGADYIGCGPTFPSGTKSFEAFPGTDFLRDAALTTTLPAFAIGGIGVENLEHVLDAGFSRVAVAGAITRSESPAAMVAELKQRLLRQDEATNR, encoded by the coding sequence ATGGATGGAAAGGAATCGACGGCCAGCGGTGTCTGGCGGATCTTGGACGCGTCGTTGAATCGGGCCAGCGAAGGGCTGCGGACGATCGAGGAGTACGCGCGGTTTGTGCTCGGCGATCCGCAGTTGTCCGAACAGTTGAAACAGCTGCGCCATCAGACAGCTACCGCAGCGGAGGGCTTGCCGCGTTCGCAGCTGTTGGCCGCTCGCGACACGCCCGGCGATGTCGGCACCGCGATCGAAACGCCTACCGAAACCGAGCGTGTCGACGCGTTAGCGGTGGCGATCGCCGCTGCGGCTCGCGTGCAACAATCGCTGCGTTGCCTGGAGGAGTACGGCAAGATTGTCGACAGCGGGATCGGCCGCGCGTTCGAAGCCTGCCGCTACCGCTCGTACACGCTGTTTGCGACGCTGGAACAATTGAGTCAACGGCGCGATCGGTTGGCCGATTGCCAGCTGTATGTGCTGGTCGACGGCGGCGATTCGATCGAAGCGATGACCGCGACGATCGCAGAGCTTGCGGAGGCGGGAGCCGATTTGATCCAGTTGCGCGATAAGCGGTTGAACGATCGCGAACTGTATGAACACGCCGCGGCAGCTGCGGCGACGCTGAGGCCCAGCCGATGTCTGTTCATCGTCAACGATCGCCCCGACATCGCCGCAGCGGTGCATGCCGACGGCGTGCACGTTGGCCAAGACGAACTGCCCGCTACGGTTGTCCGTCAGATCATCGGTCCCGAAAGATTATTGGGCGTGTCGACGCACTGCGTGGCGCAGGTCGAGCAAGCGGTTTCCGATGGAGCGGACTACATCGGTTGTGGGCCGACCTTTCCGTCGGGAACGAAGTCATTCGAAGCGTTTCCCGGAACCGATTTCCTGCGAGATGCAGCGTTAACGACCACGCTGCCTGCGTTTGCGATCGGCGGGATCGGGGTGGAAAACCTGGAACATGTGCTCGACGCGGGATTTTCGCGCGTTGCCGTGGCGGGAGCGATCACGCGGAGCGAGTCGCCAGCGGCGATGGTGGCGGAACTAAAACAACGCCTGCTGCGGCAGGACGAAGCAACAAATAGGTGA
- a CDS encoding MFS transporter, translating into MLFQVVLRVGWIFKTESVIMPAVLDFLGGSGMLRGLLPPINRICQSVPALLLAGPMQKAPQKKNWLCGCTVLMAICFALLAVGFRLMDAHPVGLQVFFIAIYAIFFVATGMTQVLFHTLQGKLIPAGDRGRLLLVTNVVGVTAAVGAVWICMPAWVTAEGVEFHWLFATSSVAFFVAAAIAWCVDEPAVIVETPAAVKGIRARYAEAVLPFREDSNFRRLAIAAALFGSTIMLFPHYQSLGRGGLLGGDFRSLMWWLIVQNLGTAAFSMVVGPLADRRGNRIALRLGLIGVTAAPLLAIGLVWTEIAWAFPIVFVLVGLTPVLLRLFMNYTLEVAPSDKHPSYLAAISVATGLPVLCSPVVGMMIDRIGFSPVFMMISLCGVAAWWISGRLEEPRCSDPHGER; encoded by the coding sequence ATGCTTTTTCAGGTGGTCTTGCGGGTCGGTTGGATCTTCAAGACCGAAAGCGTGATCATGCCGGCGGTGTTGGACTTTTTGGGAGGCAGCGGGATGCTGCGCGGCTTGCTGCCGCCGATCAACCGAATCTGCCAAAGCGTGCCAGCGTTGCTGTTGGCTGGGCCGATGCAAAAGGCCCCGCAGAAGAAGAACTGGTTGTGCGGATGCACGGTGTTGATGGCGATCTGTTTTGCGCTGCTAGCCGTTGGGTTTCGCCTGATGGATGCCCATCCCGTCGGGCTGCAGGTCTTTTTCATCGCCATCTACGCGATCTTCTTTGTCGCGACGGGGATGACGCAGGTGCTGTTTCATACGCTGCAGGGCAAATTGATTCCGGCGGGAGATCGCGGCCGTTTGCTGTTGGTGACGAATGTGGTTGGCGTGACTGCGGCGGTCGGGGCCGTTTGGATCTGCATGCCCGCTTGGGTAACGGCGGAAGGCGTCGAATTCCATTGGTTGTTTGCCACATCGTCGGTCGCCTTTTTTGTCGCTGCAGCCATCGCTTGGTGCGTCGATGAACCGGCTGTGATCGTGGAAACGCCCGCGGCGGTCAAAGGAATTCGGGCGCGGTATGCGGAAGCTGTCTTACCATTTCGCGAGGATTCCAATTTTCGGCGCCTCGCAATCGCAGCGGCCTTGTTTGGTTCGACGATCATGTTGTTTCCGCACTATCAATCGCTTGGCCGCGGCGGATTGCTGGGGGGCGATTTTCGCAGCCTGATGTGGTGGTTGATCGTGCAGAATTTGGGGACCGCGGCGTTCAGTATGGTCGTCGGGCCGTTAGCCGATCGTCGCGGCAACCGGATCGCGTTGCGATTGGGATTGATCGGCGTGACCGCAGCGCCGTTGTTGGCGATCGGATTGGTCTGGACCGAGATCGCGTGGGCATTCCCGATCGTCTTCGTGCTGGTTGGACTGACGCCGGTGCTGTTGCGATTGTTCATGAACTACACCTTGGAAGTCGCACCGAGCGACAAACATCCGTCGTATCTGGCGGCGATCAGCGTCGCCACGGGACTGCCGGTGCTCTGTTCTCCGGTTGTTGGAATGATGATCGATCGGATAGGTTTTTCGCCGGTGTTTATGATGATTTCGCTGTGTGGCGTCGCGGCGTGGTGGATTTCGGGACGACTGGAAGAGCCACGTTGTTCGGATCCTCATGGCGAGCGATGA
- a CDS encoding glycosyltransferase, with protein MARPYKVMLMAGSMDGGGSERQTLNLLRHLDRQRFTPHLFLCYRQGSLLDQVPDDVPVFSFWDHHRCPRVSLPGTIHRMQVRSLRDEIMSRKIDLVYDRTFHMSMLAYPATRGLQCGRVATIVSPPDRDVPSVERRFVAVKRWLLARSYRRANAIVTVSQAVADAAAGYYGIDRRRFQTIHSPIDLQAIQREAATGAEDLVIDPVDVNIACVGRMSEEKGHRFLIEAIDSLRDHPVFDCLHLWMVGDGPLRSALAAQVDELKLERQVHFVGQRPSAVPIIAQCQLVCVPSLYEGLPNVVLESMALGVPVIGTTAGGSPELFGDRTFGELVPPGDSRALASAILQFAEEPESAQAKSIQAKQHVCDRHSIEAVVPQIEQVMLSVVE; from the coding sequence ATGGCAAGACCGTACAAAGTAATGCTGATGGCCGGGTCGATGGACGGTGGCGGCAGCGAACGTCAGACCCTAAATCTTTTGCGGCATCTCGATCGGCAACGATTCACGCCGCATCTGTTTTTGTGTTATCGCCAAGGAAGTCTGTTGGACCAAGTTCCCGACGACGTGCCAGTGTTCTCGTTTTGGGATCACCACCGTTGCCCCCGGGTGAGTCTTCCGGGGACGATCCACCGGATGCAGGTGCGCTCGCTGCGCGATGAGATCATGTCGCGGAAGATCGATCTGGTGTACGACCGTACGTTTCACATGTCGATGCTGGCGTATCCGGCGACGCGAGGATTGCAATGCGGTCGCGTCGCCACGATTGTTAGCCCCCCGGATCGCGATGTGCCTTCCGTGGAACGTCGATTCGTTGCGGTCAAGCGATGGCTGTTAGCGCGGTCATATCGTCGCGCCAACGCGATCGTGACGGTCAGCCAAGCGGTGGCCGATGCAGCAGCGGGTTATTACGGAATCGATCGGCGACGCTTTCAAACGATCCATAGCCCGATCGATCTTCAGGCGATCCAACGCGAAGCGGCGACGGGGGCCGAGGATCTGGTGATCGATCCGGTCGACGTCAACATCGCCTGCGTGGGGCGGATGAGTGAAGAGAAAGGCCACCGCTTTTTGATTGAGGCGATCGACAGCCTGCGCGATCATCCTGTGTTCGATTGTTTACACCTGTGGATGGTCGGGGATGGGCCGTTGCGTTCGGCATTAGCCGCGCAGGTCGACGAACTGAAGCTCGAACGACAGGTCCATTTTGTTGGCCAGCGGCCCAGCGCGGTGCCGATCATTGCTCAGTGCCAGCTGGTTTGTGTGCCGTCGCTGTACGAAGGCTTGCCCAATGTGGTGCTCGAATCGATGGCGCTGGGCGTGCCCGTGATCGGGACCACCGCCGGCGGATCCCCCGAGCTGTTTGGTGATCGCACCTTTGGCGAGCTTGTTCCGCCGGGAGATAGCAGGGCGTTGGCCTCGGCGATTTTGCAATTTGCCGAAGAGCCCGAATCGGCGCAGGCGAAATCGATCCAGGCGAAGCAGCATGTGTGTGACAGGCATTCGATCGAAGCGGTCGTTCCGCAAATCGAACAGGTGATGTTAAGTGTGGTCGAATAG
- the cyaB gene encoding class IV adenylate cyclase — MSQYEVELKFPVADLAALRTQLIDRGARPLGIQQHRDTYYNHPCRDFAQTHEALRIRRVDDQPMITYKGAKLDSPVKTRIELEWALGAGDADGSNTEALLVHLGFRRVAEVAKQRESFAVQPEAPSSELTVTLDDVQRVGTYAEIECIAEADGIERAQEYVQAFAESLGLQNPEKRSYLRMLLQADA, encoded by the coding sequence ATGTCCCAATACGAAGTCGAACTGAAATTCCCGGTCGCCGATCTGGCGGCGCTTCGCACGCAATTGATCGATCGCGGGGCGCGGCCGCTGGGGATCCAACAGCATCGCGATACCTATTACAACCATCCCTGCCGAGATTTTGCTCAGACGCACGAGGCGCTGCGGATCCGCCGCGTCGATGATCAGCCGATGATCACCTACAAAGGGGCCAAGCTGGATAGTCCGGTGAAGACCCGGATCGAGCTGGAGTGGGCGTTGGGAGCGGGGGATGCCGATGGTTCGAACACCGAAGCGTTGTTGGTTCATCTGGGATTCCGCCGCGTCGCCGAGGTCGCTAAGCAGCGAGAGTCGTTTGCGGTTCAGCCGGAGGCGCCGTCGAGCGAGTTGACGGTGACGTTGGACGATGTGCAGCGGGTCGGCACGTATGCGGAGATCGAATGCATCGCCGAAGCCGACGGGATCGAGCGGGCTCAGGAATATGTCCAAGCGTTCGCCGAATCGTTGGGCTTGCAGAATCCCGAAAAACGAAGCTATCTGCGGATGCTGCTGCAAGCCGACGCCTAG
- a CDS encoding outer membrane protein assembly factor BamB family protein yields MSSPSITYSFCLGMLLFASPALARTWIDSTGAYKIEADFVGFDGTTVELKKADGSISRLPIGRLSQRDQVWVRAEMKRQTMPTDEPAASAAEALASTDWPGWRGPQRDGISREQGLLKEWPSGGPPLLWSSRGLGNGFSSLAIAGDKIYTMGKKGGQVQLVCASRDDGTVIWETPVGDGSDPNCTPTLDVEAGLVYGLSHAGDLLCASATDGAVVWRKNFPNDFGGRMMSMWGYSESPLIDGDRLICTPGSDRAVMAALDKKTGDVIWQTPMQEGTAGYASPVISHAGGIKQYVNLVGKGLIGIRAADGEPLWHYPRVANTTANVPTPLVDGNFVFCSSGYGDGGSALLELKKQGRTIRYREVYYKDNRTLQNHHGGMILIDGKIYMGHGHNQGFPRCVDLRSGRTVWGEGQRGPGKGSAAIVAADGHLIFRYEDGVVALIEANPGGYQLKGEFKPASVNGKAWAHPVIAGKRLYLRDQDELHCYDIGAGS; encoded by the coding sequence ATGTCTTCGCCTTCAATCACCTACTCTTTCTGCCTGGGGATGCTGCTGTTCGCATCGCCCGCCTTGGCTCGCACCTGGATCGATAGCACGGGAGCTTACAAGATCGAAGCCGATTTTGTTGGCTTCGACGGCACGACCGTGGAACTTAAAAAGGCCGATGGTTCGATCTCTCGACTGCCGATCGGACGCTTGAGCCAACGCGATCAGGTGTGGGTTCGGGCGGAGATGAAACGGCAGACCATGCCGACCGATGAGCCGGCGGCTTCGGCAGCGGAAGCTCTGGCGTCGACCGATTGGCCCGGCTGGCGCGGTCCGCAGCGCGATGGGATCTCGCGCGAACAGGGGCTGTTGAAAGAATGGCCCAGCGGCGGACCGCCTCTTCTGTGGTCTTCGCGCGGACTCGGCAACGGGTTTTCCTCTTTGGCGATCGCCGGCGACAAGATCTACACGATGGGAAAAAAAGGTGGCCAGGTTCAATTGGTCTGCGCTAGCCGCGACGACGGGACGGTGATCTGGGAAACGCCGGTCGGCGACGGCAGCGATCCCAATTGCACGCCGACGTTGGATGTCGAAGCCGGTCTGGTCTACGGACTCTCGCATGCCGGAGACTTGCTGTGCGCGTCGGCGACCGACGGCGCTGTCGTTTGGCGAAAGAACTTTCCCAATGATTTCGGCGGCCGGATGATGTCGATGTGGGGTTACAGCGAATCGCCGTTGATCGATGGCGATCGACTGATCTGCACTCCCGGCAGCGATCGGGCGGTGATGGCAGCTCTCGATAAAAAGACAGGGGATGTGATCTGGCAGACGCCGATGCAAGAGGGAACGGCGGGGTACGCGTCGCCGGTAATCAGCCACGCCGGCGGGATCAAACAATATGTCAATCTGGTCGGCAAGGGATTGATCGGCATTCGCGCCGCCGATGGCGAGCCATTGTGGCACTACCCTCGCGTTGCAAACACCACTGCCAATGTGCCGACACCGCTTGTCGATGGGAATTTTGTCTTCTGTTCCAGCGGGTATGGCGACGGTGGCAGCGCGCTGTTGGAACTGAAGAAACAGGGGCGGACGATCCGGTATCGCGAAGTCTATTATAAGGACAACCGCACGCTGCAGAATCATCACGGCGGGATGATCCTGATCGATGGCAAGATCTACATGGGGCATGGCCACAACCAAGGCTTTCCCCGCTGTGTCGATCTGCGCAGCGGACGGACGGTTTGGGGCGAGGGACAACGCGGACCGGGCAAAGGGTCGGCGGCGATCGTGGCGGCCGATGGGCATTTGATCTTTCGCTACGAAGATGGCGTCGTGGCTTTGATCGAAGCGAATCCCGGCGGCTACCAATTAAAGGGAGAGTTCAAGCCGGCGTCGGTCAACGGCAAAGCTTGGGCGCATCCGGTGATCGCGGGCAAACGGTTGTATCTGCGCGATCAAGACGAACTCCACTGTTACGACATCGGTGCGGGATCATAA
- a CDS encoding ammonium transporter — MSQVGRISGWSLAIIAIGLLGVSLSLTSVAFAQDAESATTEATEAAGVSDAPPVEEEVVVEEEAEAGSEVGYALDNAILFLCAVLVLFMQAGFAMVEVGLNAAKNTINILYKNVMDLSVGALLFFVIGFGLMYPGSYKEDPNPYFDFGGVGIYAPSEGQTFSPDVDWFFQAVFAATAATIVSGAVAGRMQFKAYLIYSAILTGIIYPISGYWKWGGGWLTQFDGGLAFQDFAGSAVVHACGGFAGLAGAIVLGPRLGRFSSDGKSVPMPGHNIAFAALGVFILWVGWYGFNPGSQLAFQSAADIDATTFIAVNTTLSAAAGVVAATIVSWIMFGKPDLSMSLNGALGGLVGITANCDCFSNMWAIVIGAVSGVIVVAAIVALDKLKIDDPVGAFPVHGACGVWGCMAIGFLPNTHLDGGSTSFMVQLIGTAAICAWAFVTMMILFVILKGIGILRASAEEETAGLDISEHGMHAYPADSLAPAAG, encoded by the coding sequence ATGTCACAGGTTGGACGAATTTCAGGTTGGTCGCTTGCGATCATTGCTATTGGGTTGTTGGGGGTGAGTCTGTCACTTACGTCGGTTGCATTTGCGCAGGATGCGGAATCGGCGACCACGGAGGCCACAGAGGCTGCCGGCGTAAGTGACGCTCCGCCCGTCGAAGAAGAAGTGGTAGTTGAAGAAGAAGCCGAAGCGGGTTCGGAAGTTGGTTACGCGTTAGACAACGCGATCTTGTTCTTGTGTGCTGTTTTGGTTTTGTTCATGCAAGCTGGCTTCGCGATGGTCGAAGTGGGTTTGAATGCCGCCAAGAACACGATCAACATTCTTTACAAGAACGTGATGGACCTTTCGGTCGGTGCGTTGTTGTTCTTTGTGATCGGCTTTGGATTGATGTATCCAGGCAGCTACAAAGAAGATCCAAACCCTTATTTCGACTTTGGTGGCGTGGGAATCTACGCTCCTAGCGAAGGTCAAACCTTCAGCCCCGATGTCGATTGGTTCTTCCAAGCCGTCTTCGCAGCGACCGCTGCGACGATCGTATCGGGTGCGGTTGCCGGCCGTATGCAATTCAAGGCTTACTTGATCTACAGCGCGATCCTGACCGGAATCATTTACCCAATCAGCGGTTACTGGAAGTGGGGCGGCGGATGGCTGACCCAGTTCGATGGCGGATTGGCTTTCCAAGACTTCGCCGGATCGGCAGTCGTTCACGCTTGCGGCGGTTTCGCTGGCCTGGCCGGTGCGATCGTCCTGGGCCCACGCTTGGGACGTTTCTCAAGCGACGGAAAATCGGTTCCAATGCCTGGTCACAACATCGCTTTCGCAGCCCTGGGTGTCTTCATCCTGTGGGTTGGATGGTACGGATTTAACCCTGGTAGCCAATTGGCATTCCAATCGGCAGCCGACATCGACGCGACCACTTTCATCGCCGTCAACACAACCCTTTCGGCAGCCGCTGGTGTTGTCGCTGCAACGATCGTCAGCTGGATCATGTTCGGCAAGCCCGATCTTTCGATGAGCCTCAACGGTGCATTGGGTGGATTGGTTGGCATCACCGCTAACTGCGATTGCTTCAGCAACATGTGGGCGATCGTTATCGGTGCCGTCTCGGGTGTGATTGTTGTCGCCGCGATCGTCGCTTTGGACAAATTGAAGATCGACGATCCCGTCGGTGCCTTCCCGGTACACGGTGCGTGTGGAGTCTGGGGCTGCATGGCCATCGGATTCCTGCCAAACACTCACCTGGATGGTGGCTCGACAAGCTTCATGGTTCAGTTGATCGGTACTGCCGCGATCTGTGCATGGGCCTTTGTCACCATGATGATCCTGTTTGTGATCCTCAAGGGAATTGGCATCCTGCGTGCTTCGGCAGAAGAAGAAACCGCTGGTTTGGATATCTCCGAGCACGGAATGCACGCTTACCCAGCAGACAGCCTAGCCCCAGCGGCTGGCTAG
- a CDS encoding metalloprotease yields MRRSCDAIGCWFGLFENRDFKGGMGMLAEPGRTAYDVNFGLLGFPVRISIGFWIMALVFGYDLVSQLSQLFPGSRGPLLLLWIFSVFVSILVHELGHAVAMRMCGQQASIVLYHFGGLAIPQNAYGARFSKKNSSKAEKIFITAAGPLAQLTLAAIVIGVARARDFEILLMPDFLSSVPSLAGGQPIDSPGMFGLVNFLVWPSVMWALLNLIPVYPLDGGQIAKEIIELFGGTLYHAIVLSMGCALLMAAYGVMSGRLFMTLLFASLAYSNYEMLTGGGSRGRF; encoded by the coding sequence ATGCGTCGATCGTGTGATGCGATCGGTTGTTGGTTTGGGTTGTTTGAAAATCGAGATTTTAAAGGTGGTATGGGGATGTTAGCCGAGCCGGGACGGACAGCTTACGACGTGAACTTTGGCCTGCTGGGATTTCCCGTTCGGATCTCGATCGGATTCTGGATCATGGCGCTCGTTTTTGGGTACGACCTGGTCTCGCAATTGTCGCAATTGTTTCCTGGCAGCCGGGGTCCGTTGTTGCTGTTGTGGATCTTTTCGGTCTTCGTATCGATCCTGGTTCATGAGCTCGGTCACGCCGTTGCGATGCGAATGTGCGGGCAGCAGGCATCGATCGTGCTGTATCACTTTGGCGGCTTAGCGATTCCGCAAAACGCGTATGGCGCGAGGTTTTCCAAAAAAAACAGCTCGAAAGCAGAAAAAATTTTTATCACCGCCGCGGGCCCGTTGGCCCAGTTGACACTGGCGGCAATCGTGATCGGAGTGGCCAGAGCACGCGACTTTGAAATTTTGTTGATGCCCGACTTTCTCTCCAGCGTGCCGAGCTTGGCAGGGGGACAACCCATCGATTCCCCGGGTATGTTTGGCTTGGTCAATTTCTTGGTCTGGCCCAGCGTGATGTGGGCGCTGCTGAACCTGATCCCGGTATATCCCCTTGATGGAGGCCAAATTGCCAAGGAAATCATTGAGCTTTTTGGCGGCACCCTCTACCACGCGATTGTCCTCTCGATGGGCTGTGCCCTGTTAATGGCCGCCTATGGGGTAATGTCGGGGCGCCTCTTCATGACCCTGTTGTTCGCGTCGTTAGCGTACAGCAACTACGAGATGTTAACCGGAGGTGGTTCGAGAGGCCGCTTTTGA
- a CDS encoding transposase yields the protein MSTYHCIHFHIIFSTKHRKPWIDDAWVHQFHAYLGGTLKGLEAVPLKIGGVSDHVDMLVGCKTTHCPADLVRETKSAATLWVHKEIKFAPFAWQEGYAIFSLSPDACPGVAKYIEHQAAHHHKKSSLDELKELLAKAGVQYDPKYLE from the coding sequence ATGTCGACTTACCATTGCATCCACTTCCACATCATCTTTTCCACCAAACATCGCAAACCATGGATCGATGATGCGTGGGTCCACCAATTTCACGCTTATCTCGGCGGGACACTCAAAGGACTCGAGGCGGTGCCGCTGAAAATCGGCGGCGTATCGGATCATGTCGACATGCTAGTCGGCTGCAAAACAACGCACTGCCCCGCCGACTTGGTCCGAGAAACAAAAAGTGCCGCCACGCTGTGGGTTCACAAAGAAATCAAATTCGCTCCCTTTGCATGGCAGGAGGGATACGCGATCTTCTCACTCAGTCCCGATGCCTGCCCCGGAGTCGCGAAATACATCGAGCATCAAGCCGCTCATCACCATAAGAAATCATCGCTCGATGAATTGAAAGAACTGCTGGCCAAGGCGGGCGTCCAATACGATCCAAAGTATCTCGAATAG
- a CDS encoding polysaccharide lyase family 7 protein, producing the protein MPRFVVMFFALAIPASLAAADPPGKLLDLSNWKLTLPIDADDSGKADEIVSPELKTFVDPRYFFVNEGGDGIVFRAHCGGATTRGSKFPRSELRQMIDRGREDADWSTAGQTLHTMTMRVAITKTPTKKKHVVCAQIHDAQDDLIMIRLEGTKLFVERNAMETVMLDRKYQRGTPFDLKIQAGGGRVKVWYEEELKMDWQVSRSGCYFKAGCYTQSNPSKGDATDAYGEVVIYRLQVMP; encoded by the coding sequence ATGCCCCGATTTGTTGTAATGTTCTTCGCTCTGGCGATCCCCGCTTCGCTGGCCGCTGCCGATCCGCCGGGGAAACTTCTGGACCTGTCGAACTGGAAACTGACACTCCCCATCGATGCCGATGATTCGGGGAAGGCGGATGAGATCGTTTCGCCCGAGCTCAAGACGTTTGTCGATCCGCGATACTTCTTCGTCAACGAGGGGGGCGACGGGATCGTCTTTCGCGCCCATTGCGGCGGCGCCACAACAAGGGGTTCGAAATTCCCTCGCAGCGAACTGCGGCAGATGATCGATCGCGGCCGAGAGGATGCCGACTGGAGCACCGCCGGGCAAACGCTCCATACGATGACGATGCGCGTCGCGATCACGAAGACGCCAACAAAAAAGAAGCACGTCGTCTGCGCTCAGATCCACGACGCTCAAGACGATCTGATCATGATCCGTCTTGAAGGAACCAAGCTGTTCGTCGAACGCAATGCGATGGAGACGGTGATGCTCGACCGCAAATACCAACGAGGAACGCCCTTCGATTTAAAGATCCAAGCTGGCGGCGGGCGCGTGAAGGTTTGGTATGAAGAGGAGCTGAAGATGGATTGGCAGGTCTCGCGATCGGGATGCTACTTCAAAGCCGGCTGCTACACCCAATCGAATCCCAGCAAAGGGGACGCCACCGACGCCTACGGCGAAGTGGTCATCTACCGGTTGCAGGTCATGCCGTAG
- a CDS encoding sulfatase family protein, whose product MSKSLTAWLSIGLLVALTNNAVSQTSHPNIVLIYADDLGYGDTSCYGATAVATPHIDRIASEGIRFTDGHAPAATCTPSRYAMLTGQYAWRQQGTGIAKGDASAIIQPGRVTLASMLHDAGYKTGVVGKWHLGLGPAEGADWNGKIAPGPLEIGFDYCFLIPATGDRVPCVYVENHHVVDLDPDDPIHVSFKTKVGNEPTGAENPDLLKMHPSHGHDRTIVNGISRIGYMTGGHRARWVDEEMADRITSKAVAYIEENKDDPFFLFFSLHDIHVPRVPHPRFVGTTAMGPRGDAIAQTDWCTGEILAALDRLNLTDNTIVLFTSDNGPVVDDGYQDEAAEKLGDHQPAGPLRGGKYSSFEGGTRVPFVLRWPAKVKANQTSDALVCQIDLLHSFATLTGQTLAAEAGPDSHNLMAALLGEDSQGRDHLVQQARTLSLRQGDWKYLEPGRGPAINKNTNTEVGVAPQAQLYNLRADLGEQKNLADQHPQRVDKMKATLGRVRSESSSR is encoded by the coding sequence ATGTCCAAATCCCTCACCGCTTGGTTGTCGATCGGTCTGTTGGTTGCGTTAACGAATAACGCAGTTTCCCAGACGTCCCATCCCAATATCGTTCTGATCTATGCCGACGATCTCGGCTACGGTGACACAAGCTGCTACGGTGCGACCGCCGTGGCGACTCCTCATATCGATCGGATCGCCAGCGAAGGGATCCGGTTCACCGACGGGCACGCTCCGGCGGCCACTTGCACTCCGTCGCGGTATGCGATGTTGACGGGCCAGTACGCATGGCGTCAGCAGGGAACGGGGATCGCCAAGGGGGACGCGTCGGCGATCATTCAACCCGGTCGCGTGACGCTCGCTTCGATGTTGCACGACGCCGGCTACAAGACCGGTGTCGTCGGCAAATGGCATCTTGGATTGGGACCGGCAGAAGGGGCCGATTGGAATGGCAAGATTGCCCCGGGGCCGTTGGAGATTGGATTCGATTACTGTTTCCTGATCCCGGCCACCGGCGATCGCGTCCCCTGTGTCTACGTTGAAAATCATCACGTCGTCGATCTCGATCCGGACGATCCCATCCATGTCAGTTTTAAAACGAAGGTGGGCAATGAACCAACAGGGGCGGAGAACCCGGACCTGCTGAAGATGCATCCCAGCCATGGCCACGATCGCACGATCGTCAACGGGATCAGCCGGATTGGCTATATGACCGGGGGCCATCGCGCTCGTTGGGTTGATGAAGAGATGGCCGATCGGATCACATCCAAAGCGGTTGCGTATATCGAAGAGAACAAAGACGATCCGTTTTTCCTGTTCTTCTCACTGCACGACATCCATGTCCCACGTGTCCCGCATCCGCGATTTGTCGGCACGACGGCGATGGGACCGCGCGGCGACGCGATCGCGCAGACCGATTGGTGTACCGGCGAGATCCTGGCGGCACTGGATCGATTGAATTTGACGGACAATACAATCGTGTTGTTCACAAGCGACAACGGTCCGGTCGTCGATGATGGCTACCAAGACGAAGCGGCGGAGAAGCTGGGGGATCATCAACCCGCGGGCCCGTTGCGGGGTGGCAAATACAGCAGCTTTGAAGGCGGAACGCGGGTGCCGTTTGTGTTGCGGTGGCCCGCGAAAGTTAAAGCAAATCAAACCAGCGACGCGTTGGTCTGCCAGATCGATCTGCTGCATTCGTTTGCCACGCTAACGGGGCAGACGTTGGCTGCGGAGGCTGGGCCCGACAGTCACAATCTAATGGCCGCTTTGCTGGGCGAGGATTCCCAGGGACGCGACCATTTGGTCCAGCAGGCACGCACGTTGTCGTTGCGGCAGGGAGACTGGAAATATTTGGAGCCAGGTAGGGGGCCAGCGATCAATAAGAACACCAACACCGAGGTGGGTGTCGCCCCCCAGGCTCAACTGTACAATCTACGTGCCGATCTGGGGGAACAAAAGAATCTCGCCGATCAACATCCACAGCGCGTGGATAAAATGAAGGCGACGTTGGGTCGGGTTCGATCCGAAAGTTCCAGTCGATAA